One genomic segment of Brassica napus cultivar Da-Ae chromosome A3, Da-Ae, whole genome shotgun sequence includes these proteins:
- the LOC111197821 gene encoding NADPH-dependent diflavin oxidoreductase 1 isoform X1 — translation MGEKQRKLLVLYASQTGNALDAAERIGREAERRGCPASIASTDEFDPSSLPHEESVVFVVSTTGQGDSPDSFKEFWRFLLQRNLGNSWLQRLRFAVFGLGDSGYQKYNFVAKKLDKRLLDLGATTIVEKGLGDDQHPSGYEATLDPWMLSLWSMLYKINPKYFPKGPDVMIPHDELTDQPKYRILYHKQETLESELMAESADMIERARGMSPGKLSKDKTKPDCFLKMTKNEVLTKAGSTKDVRHFEFQFVSSSIKYEVGDVVELLPSQDSSAIDAFIKRCHLDPESFITVCPRETENNGSCGEVITHVPIKLKTFVELTMDVTSASPRRYFFEVMSFYTTDEREKERLQYFASAEGRDDLYNYNQKERKSVLEVLVDFPSVQMPFEWLVQLVPSLKPRAFSISSSPLAHPAQVHLTVSVVSWTRYKRTLKGLCSTWLASLTPEQEINIPVWFGKGSLPAPPQSLPLILVGPGTGCAPFRGFIAERAVQAETSPIAPVMFFFGCRNKDTDFLYRDFWESHAREGGMLSEVKGGGFYTAFSRDQPKKVYVQHKIREMRKKVWDLLCDGAALYVAGSSTKMPCDVMSALEEIVMEETGGSKEMASRWLKALEKAGRYNVEAWS, via the exons ATGGGGGAAAAGCAGAGGAAGCTGCTCGTGCTGTATGCTTCTCAGACCGGAAACGCTCTCGATGCGGCAGAGCGTATTGGCCGCGAAGCTGAACGCCGAGGCTGCCCTGCCTCTATCGCCTCCACCGACGAATTCGACCCT AGTTCCTTACCTCATGAGGAGTCTGTTGTTTTTGTTGTATCCACTACAGGGCAAGGAGACTCTCCTGATTCTTTTAAG GAGTTTTGGAGGTTTCTTCTTCAAAGAAACTTGGGAAACTCTTGGTTGCAACGACTTCGCTTTGCAGTGTTTGGGCTAGGTGATTCTGGTTACCAGAAGTATAAT TTTGTAGCAAAGAAGCTAGACAAAAGGTTACTAGATCTTGGGGCCACAACCATCGTTGAGAAAGGTCTGGGAGATGATCAACACCCATCAGG GTATGAAGCAACTCTTGATCCGTGGATGCTGTCTTTGTGGAGTATGTTATATAAGATCAATCCCAAATACTTTCCTAAAGGTCCAGATGTGATGATTCCTCATGATGAATTAACTGATCAGCCCAAATATAGGATTTTATATCATAAGCAGGAGACACTGGAGTCTGAATTGATGGCAGAGTCAG CAGACATGATAGAAAGAGCCCGTGGAATGTCACCCGGAAAATTATCCAAGGACAAAACTAAACCAGACTGCTTTCTCAAGATG ACTAAAAATGAAGTCTTGACGAAAGCTGGAAGTACAAAGGATGTCCGCCACTTCGAGTTCCAATTTGTTTCTTCT AGTATCAAATATGAAGTGGGCGATGTTGTTGAGCTTCTTCCAAGCCAAGATTCTTCAGCAATAGATGCGTTTATAAAACGCTGTCATTTGGACCCGGAATCATTCATCACA GTTTGTCCGAGAGAGACAGAGAATAATGGTTCATGTGGAGAAGTAATTACACATGTCCCTATTAAGCTTAAGACTTTTGTTGAATTAACAATGGACGTTACATCTGCTTCACCTCGACGATACTTCTTCGAG GTTATGAGCTTCTATACAACAGATGAACGTGAGAAGGAAAGACTGCAATACTTTGCCTCAGCCGAGGGACGTGATGACCTCTACAATTACAATCAGAAGGAAAGAAAAAGCGTCCTTGAG GTGCTAGTGGATTTCCCTTCCGTGCAGATGCCTTTTGAGTGGCTGGTTCAGTTAGTACCATCGCTAAAACCAAGAGCTTTTTCGATATCTTCATCTCCTTTGGCCCATCCTGCTCAAGTACATTTGACCGTAAGCGTAGTATCATGGACCCGTTATAAGAGAACTCTAAAAGGTCTATGCTCCACTTGGCTTGCAAGCCTCACACCTGAACAAG AGATAAACATACCGGTTTGGTTTGGCAAAGGCTCTCTTCCTGCTCCACCACAGTCGCTTCCACTCATCTTAGTGGGACCCGGAACCGGGTGTGCCCCTTTCCGTGGGTTCATAGCTGAGAGGGCCGTGCAAGCTGAGACTAGCCCCATCGCACCAGTCATGTTCTTCTTTGGTTGCAGAAACAAAGACACAGACTTTCTATACCGAGACTTCTGGGAGTCTCACGCAAGAGAAGGAGGCATGCTCTCTGAAGTGAAAGGCGGAGGGTTTTACACAGCATTCTCTAGAGACCAGCCAAAGAAGGTTTACGTGCAACACAAGATCCGAGAGATGAGGAAGAAAGTTTGGGATTTGCTATGTGATGGAGCCGCCCTTTACGTGGCGGGCTCGTCCACGAAAATGCCTTGTGATGTAATGTCGGCCTTGGAGGAGATTGTGATGGAGGAGACCGGAGGATCAAAGGAAATGGCTTCACGGTGGCTCAAGGCTTTGGAGAAAGCTGGGAGATACAATGTTGAAGCTTGGTCTTA
- the LOC111197821 gene encoding NADPH-dependent diflavin oxidoreductase 1 isoform X2, whose translation MGEKQRKLLVLYASQTGNALDAAERIGREAERRGCPASIASTDEFDPSSLPHEESVVFVVSTTGQGDSPDSFKEFWRFLLQRNLGNSWLQRLRFAVFGLGDSGYQKYNFVAKKLDKRLLDLGATTIVEKGLGDDQHPSGYEATLDPWMLSLWSMLYKINPKYFPKGPDVMIPHDELTDQPKYRILYHKQETLESELMAESDMIERARGMSPGKLSKDKTKPDCFLKMTKNEVLTKAGSTKDVRHFEFQFVSSSIKYEVGDVVELLPSQDSSAIDAFIKRCHLDPESFITVCPRETENNGSCGEVITHVPIKLKTFVELTMDVTSASPRRYFFEVMSFYTTDEREKERLQYFASAEGRDDLYNYNQKERKSVLEVLVDFPSVQMPFEWLVQLVPSLKPRAFSISSSPLAHPAQVHLTVSVVSWTRYKRTLKGLCSTWLASLTPEQEINIPVWFGKGSLPAPPQSLPLILVGPGTGCAPFRGFIAERAVQAETSPIAPVMFFFGCRNKDTDFLYRDFWESHAREGGMLSEVKGGGFYTAFSRDQPKKVYVQHKIREMRKKVWDLLCDGAALYVAGSSTKMPCDVMSALEEIVMEETGGSKEMASRWLKALEKAGRYNVEAWS comes from the exons ATGGGGGAAAAGCAGAGGAAGCTGCTCGTGCTGTATGCTTCTCAGACCGGAAACGCTCTCGATGCGGCAGAGCGTATTGGCCGCGAAGCTGAACGCCGAGGCTGCCCTGCCTCTATCGCCTCCACCGACGAATTCGACCCT AGTTCCTTACCTCATGAGGAGTCTGTTGTTTTTGTTGTATCCACTACAGGGCAAGGAGACTCTCCTGATTCTTTTAAG GAGTTTTGGAGGTTTCTTCTTCAAAGAAACTTGGGAAACTCTTGGTTGCAACGACTTCGCTTTGCAGTGTTTGGGCTAGGTGATTCTGGTTACCAGAAGTATAAT TTTGTAGCAAAGAAGCTAGACAAAAGGTTACTAGATCTTGGGGCCACAACCATCGTTGAGAAAGGTCTGGGAGATGATCAACACCCATCAGG GTATGAAGCAACTCTTGATCCGTGGATGCTGTCTTTGTGGAGTATGTTATATAAGATCAATCCCAAATACTTTCCTAAAGGTCCAGATGTGATGATTCCTCATGATGAATTAACTGATCAGCCCAAATATAGGATTTTATATCATAAGCAGGAGACACTGGAGTCTGAATTGATGGCAGAGTCAG ACATGATAGAAAGAGCCCGTGGAATGTCACCCGGAAAATTATCCAAGGACAAAACTAAACCAGACTGCTTTCTCAAGATG ACTAAAAATGAAGTCTTGACGAAAGCTGGAAGTACAAAGGATGTCCGCCACTTCGAGTTCCAATTTGTTTCTTCT AGTATCAAATATGAAGTGGGCGATGTTGTTGAGCTTCTTCCAAGCCAAGATTCTTCAGCAATAGATGCGTTTATAAAACGCTGTCATTTGGACCCGGAATCATTCATCACA GTTTGTCCGAGAGAGACAGAGAATAATGGTTCATGTGGAGAAGTAATTACACATGTCCCTATTAAGCTTAAGACTTTTGTTGAATTAACAATGGACGTTACATCTGCTTCACCTCGACGATACTTCTTCGAG GTTATGAGCTTCTATACAACAGATGAACGTGAGAAGGAAAGACTGCAATACTTTGCCTCAGCCGAGGGACGTGATGACCTCTACAATTACAATCAGAAGGAAAGAAAAAGCGTCCTTGAG GTGCTAGTGGATTTCCCTTCCGTGCAGATGCCTTTTGAGTGGCTGGTTCAGTTAGTACCATCGCTAAAACCAAGAGCTTTTTCGATATCTTCATCTCCTTTGGCCCATCCTGCTCAAGTACATTTGACCGTAAGCGTAGTATCATGGACCCGTTATAAGAGAACTCTAAAAGGTCTATGCTCCACTTGGCTTGCAAGCCTCACACCTGAACAAG AGATAAACATACCGGTTTGGTTTGGCAAAGGCTCTCTTCCTGCTCCACCACAGTCGCTTCCACTCATCTTAGTGGGACCCGGAACCGGGTGTGCCCCTTTCCGTGGGTTCATAGCTGAGAGGGCCGTGCAAGCTGAGACTAGCCCCATCGCACCAGTCATGTTCTTCTTTGGTTGCAGAAACAAAGACACAGACTTTCTATACCGAGACTTCTGGGAGTCTCACGCAAGAGAAGGAGGCATGCTCTCTGAAGTGAAAGGCGGAGGGTTTTACACAGCATTCTCTAGAGACCAGCCAAAGAAGGTTTACGTGCAACACAAGATCCGAGAGATGAGGAAGAAAGTTTGGGATTTGCTATGTGATGGAGCCGCCCTTTACGTGGCGGGCTCGTCCACGAAAATGCCTTGTGATGTAATGTCGGCCTTGGAGGAGATTGTGATGGAGGAGACCGGAGGATCAAAGGAAATGGCTTCACGGTGGCTCAAGGCTTTGGAGAAAGCTGGGAGATACAATGTTGAAGCTTGGTCTTA
- the LOC111197821 gene encoding NADPH-dependent diflavin oxidoreductase 1 isoform X3: MPFEWLVQLVPSLKPRAFSISSSPLAHPAQVHLTVSVVSWTRYKRTLKGLCSTWLASLTPEQEINIPVWFGKGSLPAPPQSLPLILVGPGTGCAPFRGFIAERAVQAETSPIAPVMFFFGCRNKDTDFLYRDFWESHAREGGMLSEVKGGGFYTAFSRDQPKKVYVQHKIREMRKKVWDLLCDGAALYVAGSSTKMPCDVMSALEEIVMEETGGSKEMASRWLKALEKAGRYNVEAWS; the protein is encoded by the exons ATGCCTTTTGAGTGGCTGGTTCAGTTAGTACCATCGCTAAAACCAAGAGCTTTTTCGATATCTTCATCTCCTTTGGCCCATCCTGCTCAAGTACATTTGACCGTAAGCGTAGTATCATGGACCCGTTATAAGAGAACTCTAAAAGGTCTATGCTCCACTTGGCTTGCAAGCCTCACACCTGAACAAG AGATAAACATACCGGTTTGGTTTGGCAAAGGCTCTCTTCCTGCTCCACCACAGTCGCTTCCACTCATCTTAGTGGGACCCGGAACCGGGTGTGCCCCTTTCCGTGGGTTCATAGCTGAGAGGGCCGTGCAAGCTGAGACTAGCCCCATCGCACCAGTCATGTTCTTCTTTGGTTGCAGAAACAAAGACACAGACTTTCTATACCGAGACTTCTGGGAGTCTCACGCAAGAGAAGGAGGCATGCTCTCTGAAGTGAAAGGCGGAGGGTTTTACACAGCATTCTCTAGAGACCAGCCAAAGAAGGTTTACGTGCAACACAAGATCCGAGAGATGAGGAAGAAAGTTTGGGATTTGCTATGTGATGGAGCCGCCCTTTACGTGGCGGGCTCGTCCACGAAAATGCCTTGTGATGTAATGTCGGCCTTGGAGGAGATTGTGATGGAGGAGACCGGAGGATCAAAGGAAATGGCTTCACGGTGGCTCAAGGCTTTGGAGAAAGCTGGGAGATACAATGTTGAAGCTTGGTCTTA